A single Chloroflexota bacterium DNA region contains:
- a CDS encoding NAD-dependent epimerase/dehydratase family protein, with product MNFLITGAAGFLGASLANSLVRDGHQVRGLDDLSTGDPQAIDKSVHFTRGDVSDRPKLWTLLQNVDCVYHLAARVSVPESILYPREYNTVNVGGTVSLMEAMRDVGVRRVVFISSGAIYGKQARQPLKETVRPFPDSPYAVSKLSSETYVRTIGELWGIETVSLRVFNAYGPGQNLPPSHPPVIPNFIKQSVRNGSIIIHSSGEQTRDYVYVDDVVRAMVAAATAPSIDGEVINVGSGTETTVRDLARMIVEITGSSAEIIYNPRASSGIDRMCADLSLAGEKLGYSPRTMLEEGLQLTIRQDTRFSIP from the coding sequence ATGAATTTTCTAATCACCGGCGCAGCCGGATTCTTAGGTGCCTCCCTGGCCAACAGCCTGGTCCGTGATGGACATCAGGTGCGCGGCCTGGATGATCTTTCAACGGGCGATCCACAGGCAATTGATAAAAGCGTCCACTTTACACGCGGCGATGTCAGTGATCGCCCCAAGCTCTGGACATTATTACAAAATGTTGATTGTGTCTATCATCTTGCAGCGCGGGTTTCCGTCCCCGAATCGATTCTCTACCCCCGTGAATATAATACAGTGAACGTGGGGGGAACAGTCAGTTTGATGGAGGCCATGCGCGATGTTGGTGTGCGACGGGTGGTTTTCATCTCGTCAGGAGCTATTTATGGCAAACAGGCGCGGCAGCCGCTCAAGGAAACCGTCAGACCTTTTCCCGATTCGCCCTATGCGGTCAGCAAGCTTTCATCTGAGACATATGTGCGTACGATTGGAGAACTTTGGGGCATTGAAACGGTGAGCTTGCGCGTATTCAACGCCTATGGCCCCGGGCAAAATCTGCCTCCGTCCCATCCGCCAGTGATACCAAATTTTATTAAACAGTCTGTCCGAAACGGGAGCATCATCATTCATAGCAGTGGCGAACAAACCCGCGACTACGTGTATGTCGATGATGTTGTTCGGGCGATGGTTGCTGCGGCTACCGCGCCTTCGATTGACGGGGAAGTGATCAACGTAGGCAGCGGCACCGAAACCACTGTGCGCGATTTAGCGCGCATGATCGTGGAAATTACTGGCAGTTCGGCGGAGATTATCTATAATCCACGCGCCAGCTCCGGGATAGACCGCATGTGCGCCGATTTATCATTGGCAGGCGAGAAATTAGGCTATTCGCCACGCACTATGCTGGAAGAAGGTCTTCAGTTGACCATCCGACAGGATACTCGTTTTTCAATTCCGTAA
- a CDS encoding enoyl-ACP reductase: MKLLEGKKALIFGMANKRSIAWGIAQAFHQHGAELGFSYAGEALERRVQPLAESLGVSFVEPCDVADDAAIDRVAQKAKAHFGEIDILVHSIGFANRDELQGAYYNTSRAGFHLAMDISVYSFTGLARAFQPMLRPGGSLLTLTYYGSEKVAPNYNVMGVAKAALEASTRYLAYDFGPQNVRVNAISAGPIRTLAAAGVSGFKTMYRQFTEFAPLPQEIGIEDVGNTAVYLCSELGAKTTGQVIYVDSGYSILGIPTAREKTE; this comes from the coding sequence ATGAAATTACTAGAAGGCAAAAAAGCCCTGATTTTTGGTATGGCGAATAAACGTTCAATTGCCTGGGGAATCGCCCAGGCTTTTCACCAGCATGGCGCGGAGTTGGGTTTCAGTTACGCTGGAGAAGCGTTGGAGCGCCGCGTACAGCCCCTGGCCGAGTCGTTGGGCGTCTCTTTTGTGGAACCTTGTGATGTTGCCGACGATGCCGCAATTGATCGGGTAGCCCAAAAAGCCAAAGCGCATTTTGGTGAAATTGATATTTTGGTACACTCGATTGGCTTTGCCAACCGCGATGAATTGCAAGGCGCATATTACAATACTAGCCGCGCCGGTTTCCACCTGGCGATGGACATTAGTGTATATTCTTTCACCGGGTTGGCGCGTGCTTTTCAGCCGATGTTGCGCCCCGGCGGTTCGTTGCTGACTCTGACGTACTACGGCAGCGAAAAAGTGGCCCCTAATTATAATGTCATGGGCGTCGCCAAAGCCGCGTTGGAGGCGTCTACGCGCTACCTGGCCTATGATTTCGGCCCGCAAAATGTGCGCGTAAACGCGATCTCGGCTGGCCCCATCCGCACACTGGCCGCGGCGGGGGTTTCGGGCTTCAAGACCATGTATCGGCAGTTCACTGAATTTGCGCCCCTACCACAAGAAATTGGCATTGAAGATGTGGGTAATACCGCCGTATACCTTTGCTCTGAACTGGGCGCGAAAACCACAGGGCAGGTTATCTACGTCGATTCAGGGTATAGTATTTTAGGGATTCCTACCGCCCGCGAAAAAACCGAATAG
- a CDS encoding polymer-forming cytoskeletal protein, which yields MFKRKDDITESASLPSPVTRVTSVLGSGITWKGAISGSGGVRVEGTFDGEISLRGMLVVGENGRVTCEHVRAHVVIVAGALRGDITAEKVEIRKTGRVWGDVVTAAFSTEEGAFLRGQITMEDQVDLGLPIEIPIEEPQPPATED from the coding sequence ATGTTCAAGCGAAAAGATGATATTACTGAAAGCGCCAGCCTGCCATCACCGGTGACGCGCGTTACATCGGTTTTGGGATCTGGTATTACCTGGAAGGGTGCCATCAGCGGCAGCGGTGGCGTACGCGTCGAGGGTACTTTTGATGGCGAGATTTCCCTGCGCGGTATGCTCGTGGTTGGTGAAAACGGACGTGTAACTTGTGAGCATGTGCGGGCGCATGTTGTGATTGTGGCGGGTGCCTTGCGCGGCGATATTACTGCCGAAAAAGTTGAAATTCGCAAGACAGGCCGCGTGTGGGGTGATGTAGTCACAGCGGCATTTTCTACTGAAGAGGGCGCTTTCTTGCGCGGGCAGATCACGATGGAAGATCAAGTAGACCTGGGCTTGCCCATTGAAATACCGATTGAAGAACCACAACCCCCTGCTACAGAAGATTGA
- the gatC gene encoding Asp-tRNA(Asn)/Glu-tRNA(Gln) amidotransferase subunit GatC gives MSLTKNQVEHIAQLARLDLTEAERERYAQQLSAILDYFEQLQQVDTEAVDAMAYLQTDDSQLRTDEPHPGLGIDALLSNAPDADARQFRVPPVLDR, from the coding sequence ATGTCTCTAACGAAAAATCAAGTTGAACATATTGCCCAACTCGCCCGTCTGGATTTGACGGAGGCCGAGCGGGAGCGCTACGCGCAACAGCTTTCGGCGATTCTGGATTATTTCGAACAACTCCAGCAAGTGGATACCGAGGCTGTGGATGCGATGGCGTATCTTCAGACCGATGATAGCCAATTGCGAACCGATGAACCCCACCCCGGGCTGGGAATCGATGCGCTGCTCTCTAACGCTCCGGATGCGGATGCACGCCAGTTCCGTGTGCCGCCAGTACTTGATCGTTGA
- the gatA gene encoding Asp-tRNA(Asn)/Glu-tRNA(Gln) amidotransferase subunit GatA: MLTNLTISEIITGLTNGDFSARELVQAYVERIQQLEPRLHAFLTLRLEDALIQADAADQQRAELSRRGEAIPSLLGVPLAVKDVLAVAGMPCTAGSKILETFQPPYDATVVARLRAAGAIILGKTNTDEFAMGSSTENSAYGVTHNPWNLERVPGGSSGGSAAAVAARMAPAALGTDTGGSVRQPASFCGVTGIKPTYGRVSRYGLFAYGSSLDSVGVLTRDVADLTLVFNIMQGRDPRDATSGNAPQGQITIDDSWDTAGLRVGVPDEYFGGGIQPEVESAVRAAIQAYHSMGAEIIPVKLPHTQYAVPVYYLIAPAEASANLARYDGLRYGPRVDADDLHHIYTATRGALFGRETKRRIMLGTYALSAGYQDAYYGKAQKVRALIRQDFERAFKQVDMIAAPVAPTTAFKIGAHSGDPLAMYLEDIFTLPANLAGIPGVAFPVGLDHENLPIGMQLLGPHFQEQRLLNAAHLFQSVSDWHKANPGIGVTD, from the coding sequence ATGTTAACAAATCTTACAATATCTGAAATCATTACTGGTCTTACGAACGGCGATTTTTCGGCGCGTGAATTGGTGCAGGCTTATGTAGAGCGCATTCAGCAGTTGGAGCCGCGTCTGCACGCTTTTCTCACTCTGCGGCTGGAAGATGCACTGATCCAGGCCGATGCTGCAGATCAGCAGCGGGCGGAGCTCTCTCGCCGCGGGGAGGCGATCCCGTCCCTGTTGGGGGTGCCTTTAGCCGTCAAGGATGTGCTCGCTGTGGCGGGGATGCCCTGCACGGCTGGCTCGAAAATCCTGGAGACGTTCCAGCCACCCTATGATGCTACCGTAGTGGCGCGACTGCGGGCTGCTGGGGCGATTATTTTGGGCAAAACCAATACCGATGAATTTGCGATGGGATCATCTACGGAGAATTCCGCCTATGGGGTGACGCACAACCCCTGGAATCTGGAACGTGTTCCCGGTGGCTCCAGTGGGGGCAGCGCGGCGGCTGTAGCGGCGCGCATGGCTCCGGCGGCGCTGGGAACGGATACTGGCGGCAGCGTGCGCCAACCGGCTTCGTTTTGCGGCGTAACGGGCATCAAGCCGACCTATGGGCGCGTTTCGCGCTATGGCTTATTTGCCTATGGCTCGTCGCTGGATTCGGTGGGTGTGCTGACGCGCGATGTGGCCGATCTAACGTTGGTGTTCAATATAATGCAGGGACGTGATCCGCGCGATGCGACTAGCGGGAACGCCCCTCAGGGGCAGATCACCATCGATGATAGCTGGGACACCGCCGGGTTGCGCGTGGGCGTCCCCGATGAATATTTTGGCGGCGGAATCCAGCCCGAAGTGGAATCGGCTGTGCGGGCTGCTATCCAGGCTTATCATTCTATGGGCGCAGAAATTATCCCTGTGAAACTACCACATACGCAATATGCCGTGCCAGTTTATTATCTGATCGCTCCGGCAGAGGCTTCAGCCAATCTGGCGCGTTACGACGGCCTGCGCTACGGGCCGCGTGTGGATGCCGATGACTTGCATCATATTTACACGGCCACGCGCGGAGCGTTGTTTGGGCGCGAGACCAAGCGGCGCATCATGTTGGGGACGTATGCGCTTTCGGCGGGCTATCAGGATGCGTATTATGGCAAAGCGCAGAAAGTGCGGGCGCTGATAAGGCAAGATTTTGAGCGCGCCTTTAAACAGGTGGATATGATCGCCGCGCCAGTAGCCCCAACCACGGCTTTTAAGATCGGCGCGCATAGCGGCGATCCGTTGGCGATGTATCTGGAAGATATTTTTACGCTCCCGGCAAATCTGGCCGGAATACCGGGGGTAGCCTTCCCCGTCGGCCTGGATCATGAAAATTTACCCATTGGAATGCAGTTGCTTGGCCCGCATTTTCAGGAGCAGCGATTATTGAACGCCGCACATCTTTTTCAGTCGGTTAGCGACTGGCACAAGGCTAACCCTGGGATTGGGGTGACAGATTAA
- a CDS encoding GAF domain-containing protein, translating to MTLDSSRLTGPLQAADETSRLYRILARANQIASTTELDDLLCEMLDLILMVSGSNTGTMYLFDTHTNELVFQVVRGAGAGGKLVGQRIGASEGIIGAAVQQSEAIVVNDLAADARWYGPVDDGDTLLTNTIAFPLMLRGEPVGAVQVFNFSQKPIQLMQLLGNRMASEYEKDKLLRNTQQHSQRLQALIELIAKISSTLDRDQILQVIIAQARDLLNAEASSLFLLDDQQHELILNLSRDMHQTNLPPLRMPAELGIIGDVVRTGIVACVDDVKADARHYPGIDEISGMTTKSLLAVPLRVPTVVLGRERGATQSCIIGGVEAINKRDGHFDANDVQLLGTLAEQAASVLHIANLYNDADELFLNTITALVASIDAKDPYTEGHSQRVSDFSVAIAEQLNLPPEMRHSIRIGALLHDIGKIGVPDTILTKPGRLTVEEYDEIKKHPAIGANIIRGVSLLSDELPALAQHHERLDGKGYPLGLSGDQISPIARIVAVADVFDAITSDRPYRPGIDIETALDILRSITGEHLDEKYVDALITAYMQDKIKPQPRY from the coding sequence ATGACGCTAGATAGCAGCCGTCTGACTGGACCCTTGCAAGCCGCGGATGAGACCTCGAGACTCTATCGCATTTTGGCACGCGCCAATCAGATTGCCAGCACCACTGAGTTGGATGATTTATTGTGTGAAATGCTTGATTTAATTCTGATGGTGAGCGGGAGCAACACGGGGACGATGTATTTGTTCGATACTCATACGAATGAACTGGTTTTTCAGGTTGTGCGCGGCGCTGGCGCTGGTGGCAAATTGGTTGGCCAGCGTATAGGGGCTTCGGAGGGCATCATCGGTGCCGCCGTTCAGCAAAGTGAGGCGATCGTGGTGAACGATTTGGCCGCAGATGCGCGCTGGTATGGCCCGGTTGATGACGGGGACACTTTACTTACGAACACGATTGCTTTTCCGCTGATGTTGCGCGGCGAACCGGTGGGTGCGGTTCAGGTATTCAATTTTTCTCAGAAACCTATTCAACTCATGCAGCTCTTGGGCAATCGTATGGCCTCCGAATATGAGAAAGACAAATTGCTGCGCAATACACAGCAACATAGTCAGCGGTTGCAAGCGTTGATTGAACTCATCGCCAAAATTAGTTCCACACTCGACCGGGACCAAATTTTGCAGGTCATTATTGCCCAGGCGCGCGATTTGCTCAATGCTGAAGCCAGTTCGCTATTCTTGCTTGATGATCAGCAACATGAACTAATTCTCAATCTATCACGCGATATGCATCAGACGAATCTACCGCCGCTGCGGATGCCGGCCGAATTGGGTATTATTGGCGACGTTGTGCGCACTGGTATAGTGGCTTGTGTGGATGATGTAAAAGCCGATGCGCGTCATTACCCTGGCATTGATGAAATCAGCGGGATGACCACAAAATCGTTGTTGGCAGTTCCATTGCGAGTGCCAACGGTAGTATTGGGGCGCGAGCGCGGCGCCACGCAATCTTGCATTATTGGCGGCGTAGAGGCGATTAATAAACGCGATGGTCATTTTGATGCAAACGATGTGCAGTTGCTGGGCACATTAGCAGAACAAGCTGCCAGCGTGTTACATATTGCAAATCTCTATAATGACGCTGATGAACTCTTTTTAAACACAATTACGGCCTTGGTTGCCTCGATTGACGCCAAAGACCCCTACACCGAAGGCCACTCGCAACGCGTGAGTGATTTCAGTGTGGCAATCGCCGAGCAATTAAATTTGCCGCCTGAAATGCGGCACAGCATTCGGATTGGGGCGTTGCTGCATGATATTGGTAAAATTGGTGTGCCCGATACTATTCTGACCAAACCGGGCCGCCTGACTGTTGAAGAGTATGACGAGATCAAAAAACACCCGGCAATTGGGGCGAATATCATCCGGGGCGTGAGTTTGCTCAGTGATGAACTTCCCGCGTTGGCTCAGCATCACGAGCGTCTCGACGGAAAAGGCTACCCGTTGGGGTTGAGCGGAGACCAGATTTCGCCGATTGCGCGTATCGTGGCGGTTGCCGATGTTTTTGATGCGATCACATCGGATCGTCCGTATCGTCCAGGGATAGACATTGAAACGGCGTTGGATATTCTGCGGAGTATAACTGGGGAGCACCTGGACGAGAAATATGTCGACGCATTGATTACAGCCTACATGCAAGACAAAATTAAACCGCAGCCCAGGTATTGA
- a CDS encoding GNAT family N-acetyltransferase — MTTLPINLDDGLLLRWATPDDNEQLIELAFHAIDEDEEEYPFVKIFMQDWADGKFPLLRHADMTVVEDTSTGKIVSSMCLFSETWRYADTPIKVGRPEVVMTHEDYRRKGLIRQQFEVIHALSAARGELMQVITGIPSLYRKFGYELALQLGGGYRIYPPSFPRLSDDVTDDYRLRTPASQADRAFVRQLHEVNTRQMLFSMDANDETWQYEFDGYTDGSDGKFHWLLIEDQHGEALGYVHHQHVFWGPVMNINFLALKPGVGYLNLLPHLLHGLWKIAQHKVVDDSFEHPAEEIRGLYLRLGREHPIYDAIGCDVMQAAPPYAWFTRIPDETAFLQAIQPALEKHLAASAEAGFTGELKLNFYGRGTQLQFQAGALTITPWQPADGSDGHAHFPANAFWSVICGQKSAAQLHDEIPDCWMSRTARALLGYLFPPFNGQVWVFGGGA; from the coding sequence ATGACTACACTACCAATAAATTTAGATGACGGCCTGCTCCTCCGCTGGGCTACGCCAGATGATAACGAACAACTCATCGAACTGGCTTTTCACGCCATTGATGAAGACGAAGAAGAATACCCCTTCGTGAAGATTTTTATGCAAGATTGGGCAGACGGTAAATTTCCCCTGCTGCGCCACGCGGATATGACCGTTGTAGAGGATACCAGCACCGGAAAGATTGTCTCCTCGATGTGCCTGTTCTCGGAAACCTGGCGTTATGCGGATACACCCATCAAGGTGGGACGTCCCGAAGTGGTGATGACGCACGAAGATTATCGCCGCAAGGGGTTGATTCGCCAACAATTTGAGGTGATTCACGCCCTGAGCGCGGCGCGCGGCGAGTTGATGCAGGTCATCACCGGGATTCCATCGCTATATCGAAAATTTGGCTACGAGCTTGCGCTGCAACTCGGCGGCGGATACCGCATTTACCCGCCCAGCTTCCCCCGCCTGAGCGATGATGTCACCGACGATTATCGTCTGCGCACACCCGCCTCACAGGCCGACCGCGCTTTTGTGCGCCAACTGCACGAAGTCAACACGCGCCAAATGCTCTTTTCGATGGACGCCAACGATGAAACCTGGCAATACGAATTCGACGGTTACACCGACGGCTCCGACGGTAAATTTCACTGGCTGCTGATCGAAGACCAGCACGGCGAAGCGCTGGGCTATGTACATCATCAGCACGTTTTCTGGGGGCCGGTGATGAATATCAACTTTTTGGCGCTCAAGCCGGGGGTGGGCTATCTCAATTTGCTGCCGCATTTACTGCACGGGCTGTGGAAAATTGCTCAACACAAAGTTGTGGATGACAGTTTTGAGCATCCTGCCGAAGAAATCCGCGGGCTGTATTTACGTTTGGGGCGCGAGCATCCCATCTACGATGCGATTGGGTGCGATGTGATGCAGGCCGCACCGCCCTATGCCTGGTTTACGCGCATCCCCGATGAGACCGCGTTTTTACAGGCCATCCAACCGGCGCTGGAAAAACATCTCGCCGCGTCTGCGGAGGCAGGATTCACCGGCGAGTTAAAGCTCAACTTCTACGGCCGCGGCACCCAGCTCCAATTCCAGGCCGGGGCGCTCACCATCACCCCGTGGCAGCCCGCCGACGGGTCCGACGGCCATGCTCATTTTCCGGCCAACGCCTTCTGGTCGGTCATCTGCGGGCAAAAATCGGCTGCTCAACTGCACGACGAAATCCCCGACTGCTGGATGAGCCGCACCGCCCGCGCCCTGCTGGGCTATCTCTTCCCGCCCTTCAACGGGCAGGTGTGGGTTTTCGGTGGTGGCGCATGA
- the crcB gene encoding fluoride efflux transporter CrcB, protein MTLLTKIIFVGLGGFIGATLRYAASGAVGRITTQTHYGTFVVNIVGCLLIGFLAGFADARDVFSTTARAFVFTGILGAFTTFSTFSYETMGLFQNGQTSSALTNLGLQIFLGLLAVFGGIQLSRLF, encoded by the coding sequence ATGACATTGCTCACGAAAATAATATTTGTTGGTTTGGGCGGTTTTATTGGTGCCACATTGCGATATGCCGCTAGCGGTGCGGTGGGGCGCATAACTACACAAACACACTACGGTACTTTCGTTGTAAATATTGTGGGTTGTTTATTGATCGGTTTTTTGGCAGGTTTTGCTGATGCGCGGGATGTATTCTCGACTACCGCGCGTGCCTTTGTGTTTACTGGCATTCTGGGCGCGTTTACTACGTTTTCGACGTTCAGCTACGAAACGATGGGCTTGTTCCAGAATGGACAGACCTCATCAGCGTTGACCAATCTCGGTTTGCAGATTTTCTTAGGTCTGCTGGCCGTTTTCGGCGGGATACAACTTTCGCGTTTATTCTAG
- a CDS encoding DEAD/DEAH box helicase: protein MNFEQFSLDARIQGGIKKAGYDTPTPIQQQAIPLVLNGRDLIGIAQTGTGKTAAFALPILQHLTRGPRGKIRALIVAPTRELAEQIHQVMKDFGKQTQTRSMTIYGGVSKTRQVETLRRGVEIVVATPGRLLDIANEGNINLRNVEILVLDEADRLCDMGFLPDIRRIIKLLPTKRQTLFFSATMPHDARKLADTILKNPETVQIGIIAPAKTVSHALYPIAQTKKKELLLALLQRTASGRVLIFTRTKRRARFLANDLKKEKYRAAALQGNMSQNQRQLALDGFRSGKFDLLVATDVAARGIDVEDISHVINYDMPDTADAYTHRIGRTGRAELSGEAFTFSTPEDVAMVRAIEKVLKAPIEKRVLPEFDYGSFKPDFQLSTQADTSKNRHSRHRGGNNKRNYRSKSRRPARK, encoded by the coding sequence ATGAATTTTGAACAGTTTTCTCTTGATGCCCGTATTCAAGGTGGCATAAAAAAAGCGGGGTATGACACCCCTACACCGATTCAGCAGCAGGCTATTCCGCTGGTGCTAAATGGACGTGACCTGATTGGCATTGCCCAAACTGGTACTGGCAAGACGGCTGCCTTTGCGCTCCCCATTTTACAGCATCTGACGCGCGGCCCTCGGGGGAAAATCCGCGCCCTGATTGTGGCACCCACCCGCGAGTTGGCGGAGCAAATCCATCAAGTTATGAAAGATTTCGGCAAACAGACTCAGACCCGCAGCATGACGATTTACGGCGGTGTGAGCAAAACCCGTCAGGTGGAAACTCTACGCCGTGGCGTTGAGATTGTTGTCGCTACGCCAGGCCGTTTGCTCGATATTGCCAATGAAGGCAATATCAACCTGCGAAACGTAGAAATTCTTGTACTCGATGAAGCCGACCGGCTGTGTGATATGGGCTTTCTGCCCGACATCCGCCGCATTATCAAATTGCTGCCCACCAAACGCCAAACGCTCTTTTTCTCAGCCACCATGCCGCATGATGCTCGCAAACTTGCTGATACGATTCTAAAAAATCCTGAGACGGTTCAAATTGGCATTATTGCCCCGGCGAAGACCGTTTCCCATGCCTTGTATCCCATAGCACAAACGAAGAAAAAGGAACTCTTGTTGGCCTTGTTGCAGCGCACTGCTTCAGGACGAGTGCTGATTTTCACGCGCACGAAACGACGGGCACGATTTCTAGCCAATGACTTAAAAAAAGAAAAGTACCGCGCCGCGGCGTTGCAGGGGAATATGTCGCAGAATCAGCGCCAACTGGCCCTGGATGGTTTCCGCTCCGGAAAATTTGATTTGCTGGTCGCAACCGATGTGGCCGCCCGCGGTATCGATGTAGAAGACATTTCCCATGTGATTAACTACGACATGCCCGACACCGCCGACGCGTATACGCATCGCATTGGCCGCACCGGGCGCGCTGAACTTAGCGGCGAGGCTTTTACCTTTTCTACGCCTGAAGATGTAGCTATGGTACGCGCGATCGAGAAAGTACTCAAAGCTCCCATCGAAAAGCGCGTTTTGCCCGAATTTGATTACGGTAGTTTTAAGCCCGACTTTCAGCTCTCAACGCAAGCGGACACATCCAAGAATCGCCACTCCAGACATCGAGGCGGCAATAATAAACGCAACTATCGCTCAAAATCTCGTAGACCAGCGCGGAAATAA
- a CDS encoding aldo/keto reductase, translating into MQYTNLGRSGLKVSRLCLGMMTYGDPNWREWVLPGDEGRPFVRRAIEAGINFFDTANMYSAGGSEEITGKMLAEFARRDEIVIATKVYFPTGDKPNQGGLSRVHIMQAVEDSLRRLNTDYIDLYQIHRWDYTTPIDETLEALHDLVRAGKVRYIGASSMHGWQFSKSLYLADLRGWTRFVSMQNHYNLIYREEEREMMPLCRDQGIGIIPWSPLARGLLAGNRELKAGPQTLRAKTDTVGDNLYGFDQADFDVIERLRELAARRGHSPAQLALAWLLHKEGVTAPIVGASKMKHLDEAIAAVEISLSEEEIHFLEERYQPHPVSGHQ; encoded by the coding sequence ATGCAATATACCAACTTAGGCCGCAGTGGATTGAAAGTCTCGCGCCTCTGCCTGGGCATGATGACCTACGGCGACCCCAACTGGCGCGAGTGGGTGCTGCCCGGTGATGAAGGCCGCCCCTTTGTGCGCCGCGCCATCGAGGCCGGAATCAATTTTTTCGACACCGCCAATATGTACTCCGCTGGGGGTAGCGAAGAAATCACCGGAAAAATGTTAGCCGAGTTCGCCCGCCGCGACGAAATTGTGATTGCTACGAAAGTATATTTCCCTACTGGCGACAAACCCAACCAGGGCGGCCTTTCGCGTGTTCATATTATGCAGGCAGTTGAAGATTCGCTGCGCCGTCTGAACACCGATTATATTGACCTATACCAGATTCATCGCTGGGATTACACTACCCCTATTGATGAGACTCTTGAAGCCCTGCATGATCTGGTGCGGGCGGGTAAGGTGCGCTATATCGGGGCATCGAGTATGCACGGCTGGCAATTCAGTAAATCGCTCTACCTGGCCGATCTGCGCGGCTGGACGCGTTTTGTCTCCATGCAAAACCACTATAATCTGATTTATCGTGAAGAAGAGCGCGAAATGATGCCCTTGTGTCGCGATCAGGGCATTGGCATCATCCCGTGGAGTCCACTCGCGCGCGGCCTTTTAGCGGGAAACCGTGAACTCAAGGCCGGGCCACAGACCCTGCGCGCTAAAACTGATACGGTGGGTGATAATTTGTACGGATTTGATCAGGCAGATTTTGATGTGATCGAACGCCTGCGAGAGTTAGCTGCCCGCCGCGGCCACAGCCCGGCGCAACTTGCTCTGGCGTGGTTGCTACACAAAGAAGGGGTTACTGCCCCGATCGTAGGGGCAAGTAAAATGAAGCATCTCGACGAAGCGATTGCTGCGGTGGAGATTTCCCTCAGTGAGGAGGAAATCCACTTTTTAGAAGAGCGTTACCAACCGCACCCGGTTTCGGGTCATCAGTAA
- a CDS encoding 2-dehydropantoate 2-reductase translates to MSEIQRVTILGAGALGMLYATKFHAAGFDVELAANGERATRLRRAGIIVNGTRYDLPVTTPELAAPSDLIIVALKHHHMPDAVPLLKNFIGPETLIISVMNGIVSEEYLAAQYGWEHVLYCVAVGMDAVREGNSTAYATPGKLLIGEAQNDDISPRLRLLQAVLDRVGLPHETPTDMLRALWWKFMVNVGANQASAVMNATYGMLRDNHDACTLMETLMREAITLAEYLGIDLHEDAIAEWHPFLNKLSADGKTSMLQDIEAGRKTEVELFAGTVVDLGKQHNIPTPVNQTLLQIIRVLEAQ, encoded by the coding sequence ATGTCAGAAATTCAACGAGTCACCATCTTAGGCGCGGGGGCTTTGGGCATGTTGTACGCCACAAAATTTCACGCTGCCGGTTTTGATGTTGAACTGGCCGCCAATGGCGAGCGCGCCACGCGTTTGCGACGGGCTGGCATCATCGTCAATGGCACGCGCTACGATCTCCCCGTCACCACCCCCGAGCTAGCCGCGCCCAGCGATCTCATCATCGTGGCGCTCAAACACCATCACATGCCCGATGCGGTTCCCCTATTGAAGAACTTCATCGGTCCGGAGACGTTAATCATCTCAGTGATGAATGGCATTGTCAGCGAAGAGTATCTCGCCGCCCAATATGGTTGGGAGCATGTGCTCTATTGTGTAGCCGTGGGCATGGACGCGGTTCGGGAGGGTAACAGTACCGCCTACGCCACGCCCGGCAAGTTGTTGATTGGCGAAGCGCAAAATGATGACATCAGCCCGCGTTTGCGCCTTCTACAAGCCGTCCTCGACCGTGTGGGTTTGCCTCACGAAACGCCGACCGATATGCTGCGCGCCCTGTGGTGGAAGTTTATGGTCAACGTCGGCGCTAATCAGGCCTCCGCGGTGATGAACGCCACCTACGGAATGCTGCGCGATAATCATGATGCGTGTACGCTGATGGAAACTTTGATGCGCGAAGCCATCACTCTGGCGGAATACTTGGGGATTGACTTGCATGAAGATGCGATTGCCGAGTGGCACCCATTCCTCAATAAGCTCTCCGCGGATGGCAAAACATCCATGCTGCAAGATATCGAAGCCGGACGCAAGACTGAAGTCGAACTTTTCGCCGGAACGGTGGTTGATCTGGGCAAGCAGCACAACATCCCTACACCCGTCAATCAAACCTTGCTGCAAATCATTCGTGTCTTGGAAGCCCAATAA